In Kitasatospora sp. NBC_00240, the following are encoded in one genomic region:
- a CDS encoding serine/threonine-protein kinase has protein sequence MDADAAGRTAEDAGRTDGTGGWVLPGYTHGRELGTGASGRVVLATHDATGTPVAVKYLNRAAGGDNLRAEAEVLGGLRSPYVTRLYEYVESRQGCAIVMELVDGLALRTLLREEGATTPRAALVVLKGSLLGLAAAHAAGVVHRDYKPGNVLVAADGSSKLVDFGIAVRSGDDRDISGTPAYLAPEQWAGRPASPAADVYSATVTFFECLTGARPYDGATIAELAVQHTEAPIPDELAPAEVRPLIRAGLAKTPTSRPDSAASFVTELEAVAVAGYGPDWEERGRAELAALVLALAMLLPWGGAAAGDGGTALAHTSLAQSSTPPAGAGAGASGLRTAPRLGRRAKVLAGAGVGLLVAGSFAGVAVAGASERDAHTVLAVPSPEATTTIGPGLPPSGTPTASDGPTPTGEASPSPSATESGSPSPSASASPSPGSTVTATTRPPTVAPTASGKPSAPATSPAPPTPSATTPSATVAPPPVKARVTGLSLDSLTCGGRYDTVGTVTVQTDGAADVVLTLSWTHRASTTAPNVVAATQTVVIPKGSTGLKAVAYPHAFGSADTYPIWGLQISTSPTADPSRTLRYRELYAYTCNPPR, from the coding sequence ATGGACGCCGACGCTGCGGGCAGAACCGCCGAGGACGCGGGGCGGACGGACGGCACCGGCGGCTGGGTGCTGCCCGGCTACACGCACGGCCGGGAGCTGGGCACCGGCGCCAGCGGCCGGGTGGTGCTGGCCACCCACGACGCCACCGGCACGCCCGTCGCCGTCAAGTACCTCAACCGCGCGGCCGGCGGCGACAACCTGCGGGCCGAGGCCGAGGTGCTCGGCGGCCTCCGCTCGCCGTACGTCACCCGGCTGTACGAGTACGTGGAGAGCAGGCAGGGCTGCGCCATCGTGATGGAGCTGGTCGACGGCCTCGCGCTGCGGACCCTGCTGCGCGAGGAGGGCGCCACCACCCCGCGGGCCGCGCTGGTGGTGCTCAAGGGCTCGCTGCTCGGCCTGGCCGCCGCCCACGCGGCGGGTGTGGTGCACCGCGACTACAAGCCCGGCAACGTGCTGGTGGCCGCGGACGGCAGCTCCAAGTTGGTGGACTTCGGCATCGCCGTGCGCAGCGGCGACGACCGGGACATCTCCGGCACCCCCGCCTACCTGGCGCCCGAGCAGTGGGCCGGCCGGCCCGCCTCCCCGGCGGCGGACGTCTACTCGGCGACGGTCACCTTCTTCGAGTGCCTGACCGGCGCCCGCCCGTACGACGGCGCGACCATCGCCGAACTCGCGGTGCAGCACACCGAGGCGCCGATCCCGGACGAGCTGGCGCCCGCCGAGGTGCGGCCGCTGATCCGGGCCGGCCTGGCCAAGACCCCGACCTCCCGCCCGGACAGCGCCGCGAGCTTCGTCACCGAGCTGGAGGCCGTCGCGGTGGCCGGCTACGGGCCGGACTGGGAGGAGCGCGGTCGCGCGGAGCTCGCCGCCCTGGTGCTGGCGCTGGCGATGCTGCTGCCCTGGGGCGGCGCGGCGGCGGGCGACGGCGGCACGGCACTGGCGCACACCTCGCTGGCGCAGAGCAGCACCCCGCCCGCCGGGGCGGGCGCCGGCGCGAGCGGGTTGCGGACGGCGCCCAGGCTCGGCCGGCGCGCCAAGGTGCTGGCCGGGGCCGGCGTGGGTCTGCTGGTCGCCGGGTCCTTCGCCGGGGTGGCGGTGGCCGGCGCGAGCGAGCGGGACGCCCACACCGTGCTGGCGGTCCCGTCACCGGAGGCCACCACCACGATCGGCCCGGGGCTGCCGCCGTCCGGGACGCCCACCGCCTCGGACGGGCCGACCCCCACCGGCGAGGCCTCGCCCTCGCCCTCCGCGACGGAGTCCGGCTCGCCGTCGCCCTCGGCCTCGGCCTCGCCCAGCCCGGGCAGTACGGTCACGGCCACCACCCGGCCGCCCACCGTCGCCCCGACCGCGAGCGGCAAGCCGTCCGCCCCCGCCACCTCCCCGGCCCCGCCGACCCCGAGCGCCACCACGCCGAGCGCCACCGTGGCGCCGCCGCCGGTGAAGGCCCGGGTGACCGGGCTCAGCCTGGACTCGTTGACCTGCGGCGGCCGCTACGACACGGTGGGCACGGTGACCGTCCAGACGGACGGTGCCGCCGACGTCGTGCTGACGCTCAGCTGGACCCACCGGGCCAGCACCACCGCCCCCAACGTGGTGGCGGCCACCCAGACGGTGGTGATCCCGAAGGGGTCGACCGGGCTGAAGGCCGTCGCCTACCCGCACGCCTTCGGCTCCGCCGACACGTACCCGATCTGGGGCCTGCAGATCTCGACCAGCCCGACGGCCGACCCGAGCCGGACCCTCAGGTACCGGGAGCTGTACGCCTACACCTGCAACCCGCCCCGCTGA
- a CDS encoding GNAT family N-acetyltransferase — protein MTQDGVSIDRLSPEDRADWEVLFRGYLDFYQREIPPEMYERAWTAFLDDTVMHAFGARLDGRLVGLTHFLVHANTTAPDVCYLQDLFTAPEARGRGVGRALIAAVTGWARERGCSRVYWSTQEGNATARRLYDQVAVNRGFILYQITL, from the coding sequence ATGACCCAGGACGGCGTCAGCATCGACAGGCTCTCCCCGGAGGACCGCGCCGACTGGGAGGTGCTGTTCCGGGGGTATCTCGACTTCTACCAGCGCGAGATACCCCCGGAGATGTACGAACGGGCCTGGACGGCGTTCCTCGACGACACCGTCATGCACGCCTTCGGCGCCCGGCTCGACGGCCGACTGGTCGGCCTCACGCACTTCCTCGTGCACGCCAACACCACCGCCCCGGACGTCTGTTACCTCCAGGACCTGTTCACCGCACCGGAGGCCCGCGGCCGCGGTGTCGGCCGGGCACTGATCGCCGCCGTCACCGGCTGGGCCCGCGAACGCGGCTGCAGCCGGGTGTACTGGTCCACCCAGGAGGGGAACGCGACGGCCCGCCGGCTCTACGACCAGGTGGCGGTCAACCGGGGGTTCATCCTCTACCAGATCACCCTGTGA